The following are encoded in a window of Clarias gariepinus isolate MV-2021 ecotype Netherlands chromosome 8, CGAR_prim_01v2, whole genome shotgun sequence genomic DNA:
- the cdh23 gene encoding cadherin-23 isoform X2, with protein MVTARDKDAGRNGLVNFTLVAGNMRDIFEIRTINNTFGDIYVNAPLDREAVDRYLLKVRAIDSGSPPRFTDHSLTVNIVDVNDNPPVVQSPRGYNVSVSENVGGGTSVLRVVATDRDIGANAVLSYYITDGNQDLTFRMDRMSGEIVTRPSPPDRERQQQYTLTVTVEDDGMPPLSTSTTVWVRIIDENDNAPAFAAKEYVTILTEGPDTVGATIATVTASDPDEELNGTLRYAIAFGNVAQTFGISPTTGRITVLREVDYEISNGRYTLIITATDQCPIPQLRLTSSATVLVNVIDMNDVTPQFPRPFEGPFEITEGQPGPRVCTLRATDEDSGLNGKVEYSITAGDPNNEFIVSPVEGELRVRRDIELDRETTAFYNITVTAKDLGTPPRNSTVLVGVVVLDINDNDPVLMNLPLNTSVSEGAPVQTSITRVRAQDADTGRNALLTYNITAGNPDGAFYINETSGVVQVNKPLDRERIAEYTLTITVKDNPENPRIARRDSEILVVTILDVNDNRPIFTLTSYRGEISENSPTGTTVVVLNGPVLAIDKDIGPNAVVKYGLIGPRVDLFTIDPITAVVSVRAGAMLDREAFSDPRVELFLVSEDIGGLNSSVPLTITILDRNDNPPVFSPSSFTVRLPENSPTGVVVTQLSATDADAGSNGWLQYRLESGAQDRFVVDSVSGAVLVGNATLDREERGSYRLVVMAMDRGTPPLSGTATLTVVLDDVNDSRPRFLQPVQTISVNESTPPGVVVATLAAEDPDLRPRLEYYIISVEARDDGNKQVSGLQDSFGIDFHTGAIFVRNPLNRELVATFEIIVSVHDNASDIIDMSVSVPNARLTISVLDVNDNAPRFRPFGVTNFSESILEGAQPGTTLLSVSAVDPDKGPNGQIFYELLNLPRGGYVRLEDPSTGKIIANRTVDYEQVRWLNFTVRTQDQGSPPRLSELPVYLRIVDVNDNNPVFTQPSYQRPVFEDVALGTIIVRVSATDADSELFAVIEYGLVDGEGKFGITPSTGDIYILSPLDRETKDHYTLTAIARDNPGGSPNNRRENSVQVLVTVLDVNDFRPRFSERVFSTTVFENEPSGSSVITLSATDLDEGENALLTYSLQGPGADAFSLDPDTGLIRSLRLLNSFERFNLTVVATDHGRPPLWGTALLQITVVDVNDNRPIFVRPANGTIMHILEEQPPGLVVYEVFATDEDEGVNGEVRYSFLQTGAGNRDWENFRIDAITGVITTAVKLDREKQALYSLIVVAYDLGQPVPYETTQPLQVALSDIDDNEPVFLKPPRGGLLYQSLSVPEHSPSATVVGNVTGAVDADEGSNAVVYYFIAGGDTDGNFGLSVAGVLRVKKDLDREEIPVYSIIVKASSNRNWTPPRGQRSQRNRAALDPSRDPTLQEVRIYLEDINDQPPRFTKLEYTAGVAADAKVGSDLIRVQAVDNDIGNNSLVLYHILSIRYIKLQSNESEDIGNVFIIGEMDGMIKTFDLFTAYDPGYFVVEVLARDLAGHSDVALVGIYILRDDQRVKLIINEIPERVWLFQEEFINLLSNITGAIVNMDDVQFHVDKKGRVNFAQTDVLIHVVNKQTNRILDVERVIQMIDENKEQLRNLFRNYNVLDVQPAVSGRAPDDLTTLQMAIIILAVLLFLAAMLFIFMNWYYRTVHKRKLKAIVAGSTGNQGLMDILDMPNTNKYSFEGANPVWLDPFCRNLELAAQAEHEDDLPEDLSDITDLWNSPARTHGTFGREPQASKPEDDRYLRAAIQEYDNIAKLGQIMREGPIKLVQSDLDDDDERMSIGGRGTLRFKHKHPVELRGPDGVHVVHGSTGTLLTSDLNSLPEDDQRALARSLEALHADGTLYAERNARTESAKSTPMHRNKAGNSLSESPLEITEL; from the exons ACCTCCACCACGGTGTGGGTTCGTATAATCGACGAAAATGACAACGCTCCTGCTTTTGCTGCAAAAGAATACGTGACAATCCTCACTGAGGGTCCGGACACGGTAGGGGCCACCATCGCTACGGTTACAGCTTCCGACCCTGACGAGGAACTGAATGGTACACTGCGCTACGCAATCGCGTTCGGCAACGTGGCTCAAACATTCGGCATCAGTCCCACCACG GGTCGAATCACAGTGTTGAGAGAGGTGGATTATGAGATCAGTAATGGACGCTACACGCTGATCATCACTGCTACTGATCAGTGTCCAATACCACAGCTCAGACTGACATCAAGTGCTACT GTGCTAGTCAATGTGATAGATATGAACGATGTGACTCCACAATTCCCAAGGCCCTTCGAGGGCCCTTTTGAGATCACAGAGGGCCAGCCAGGTCCACGAGTCTGCACACTGAGGGCCACTGATGAAGACTCTGGGCTTAATGGAAAAGTGGAGTACAGTATCACAGCTGGAGATCCCAACA ATGAGTTTATCGTTTCCCCCGTGGAGGGAGAGCTGAGGGTTAGGAGAGATATTGAACTGGACAGAGAGACTACAGCTTTCTATAACATCACAGTTACTGCTAAAGACCTGGGAACACCACCACGTAACAGCAcg gtactGGTGGGTGTTGTGGTGTTGGATATTAATGATAACGACCCCGTTTTGATGAACCTACCGCTGAACACCAGTGTGAGCGAGGGAGCACCTGTCCAGACTTCGATCACACGGGTGCGAGCGCAGGACGCCGACACCGGACGAAACGCTCTCCTAACATACAACATCACAGCGGGCAATCCAGACGGTGCTTTCTACATCAACGAAACT TCAGGTGTGGTTCAGGTGAACAAACCCTTGGATAGAGAGAGAATTGCTGAATATACATTGACAATTACAGTGAAGGACAACCCAGAGAACCCACGTATAGCTCGAAGG GACTCTGAAATTCTGGTGGTCACCATTTTAGATGTTAACGACAACCGGCCAATCTTCACCTTAACAAGCTACAGAGGAGAGATCAGTGAGAATTCACCCACAG GAACCACTGTGGTTGTCCTAAATGGGCCTGTTCTGGCCATAGACAAAGATATTGGGCCCAATGCTGTGGTAAAATATGGCCTGATTGGTCCAAGGGTTGATCTTTTCACCATCGACCCCATCACAG CTGTGGTGTCAGTACGTGCGGGGGCCATGTTGGACAGAGAAGCTTTCTCTGACCCGCGAGTGGAGTTGTTCCTGGTCAGTGAAGACATTGGTGGTCTAAACAGCAGTGTTCCTCTCACCATCACCATCCTGGACAGGAATGACAATCCTCCCGTGTTCAGCCCCTCCAGCTTCACCGTGCGCCTGCCAGAAAACAGTCCTACTG GTGTGGTAGTGACACAGCTCTCGGCCACAGATGCCGACGCAGGCTCCAATGGTTGGTTGCAGTATCGTTTAGAGAGTGGCGCTCAGGATCGTTTTGTGGTCGATTCTGTCTCCGGTGCCGTCCTTGTGGGCAATGCCACCCTTGACCGTGAGGAGCGTGGCTCTTACAGGCTGGTCGTCATGGCGATGGATCGAGGCACACCACCACTCTCAGGCACAGCCACCTTGACGGTTGTGCTGGATGACGTAAATGACTCTCGGCCTCGATTCCTGCAGCCTGTGCAAACTATCAGTGTTAATGAATCAACACCCCCAGGCGTAGTGGTGGCTACGTTAGCTGCTGAGGATCCTGACCTCCGACCTCGTCTGGAGTATTACATCATCTCTGTAGAAGCAAGGGATGATGGGAATAAACAAGTGAGCGGCCTGCAGGATTCATTTGGGATTGACTTTCATACAG GTGCCATATTTGTACGAAATCCTTTAAACAGAGAGCTGGTAGCTACTTTTGAGATCATAGTGTCAGTGCATGACAATGCAAGTGACATTATTGACATGTCTGTCAGTGTGCCCAATG CCAGGCTGACCATCAGCGTGCTGGATGTGAATGACAATGCTCCCCGCTTCCGTCCATTCGGTGTCACCAACTTCTCCGAGAGCATTCTGGAAGGCGCTCAGCCCGGCACCACTCTACTCTCTGTGTCTGCTGTCGATCCCGACAAAGGCCCAAATGGACAGATCTTTTATGAGCTTTTAAATCTGCCCAGAGGAGGCTATGTCAGACTGGAGGACCCATCTACCg GTAAGATTATAGCCAATCGTACGGTGGATTATGAGCAGGTGCGCTGGCTAAACTTCACGGTGCGCACTCAGGATCAGGGAAGTCCACCTCGCTTGTCTGAGCTTCCTGTTTATCTACGTATCGTTGATGTAAATGACAACAACCCTGTCTTCACACAGCCATCATATCAG aggcCAGTATTTGAGGATGTGGCTCTAGGCACAATCATTGTCCGAGTGAGTGCTACAGATGCAGACTCTGAACTGTTTGCAGTAATCGAGTACGGGCTGGTTGATGGAGAGGGCAAGTTTGGGATCACCCCATccaca GGGGACATCTACATCCTGTCTCCACTGGACCGAGAGACTAAAGATCACTACACGCTTACAGCTATAGCCAGAGACAATCCAGGAGGTAGCCCCAACAACCGGCGGGAAAATTCAGTGCAG GTCCTAGTGACGGTGCTTGACGTGAATGATTTCCGACCGCGCTTCTCCGAGCGCGTGTTTAGCACCACTGTGTTTGAGAATGAGCCGAGTGGCTCGTCTGTGATCACTCTGTCAGCAACAGACCTGGATGAGGGAGAGAATGCCTTGCTGACTTATAGCCTACAGGGACCTGGAGCAg atGCGTTCTCTTTAGATCCCGACACTGGTCTGATCCGTTCTCTGCGATTGCTGAACAGTTTTGAGAGGTTTAATCTGACCGTGGTGGCAACGGATCACGGTCGCCCACCTCTCTGGGGCACAGCACTTCTCCAAATCACTGTCGTCGATGTAAATGACAACAGACCCATCTTTGTCAGACCAGCTAATGGCACCATCATGCACATCCTCGAG GAGCAGCCGCCGGGCCTGGTGGTGTATGAAGTTTTTGCGACAGATGAGGACGAAGGTGTGAATGGAGAGGTGCGTTATAGTTTCCTGCAGACCGGAGCGGGGAACCGAGACTGGGAGAATTTCCGCATTGACGCCATTACCGGCGTTATCACCACTGCCGTCAAACTGGACAGAGAGAAGCAGGCTCTCTACAGT ttgattGTAGTAGCTTATGACCTTGGGCAGCCCGTCCCGTATGAGACAACTCAGCCTCTTCAGGTGGCTCTTTCTGATATCGATGACAACGAGCCTGTGTTTCTCAAACCACCG aGAGGCGGTCTTTtgtatcagtctctatctgttCCCGAGCACTCCCCCTCTGCCACAGTGGTGGGCAATGTTACAGGAGCGGTGGATGCAGATGAAGGCTCCAATGCTGTGGTTTACTATTTTATTGCAG GTGGCGACACTGATGGGAACTTTGGATTGAGTGTGGCTGGAGTTTTGCGAGTGAAAAAGGACCTGGACCGGGAGGAAATCCCAGTCTACTCCATCATCGTCAAAGCCTCCAGTAACAGAAACTGGACGCCACcgagaggtcaaaggtcacagcGAAACCGTGCGGCACTTGATCCGAGCCGTGACCCGACTCTACAGGAAGTCAGGATCTACCTTGAAGACATTAACGATCAGCCGCCGAGGTTCACCAAGCTGGAGTATACTGCAG gtGTAGCAGCAGACGCTAAAGTTGGTTCAGATCTGATTCGGGTTCAAGCCGTCGATAATGACATCGGCAACAACAGCCTTGTGCTTTATCACATTCTGTCCATTCGCTACATCAAACTGCAGTCGAACGAGTCAGAGGACATCGGAAACGTCTTCATCATTG GGGAGATGGATGGTATGATCAAAACGTTCGACCTGTTCACTGCCTACGACCCGGGCTATTTTGTGGTGGAAGTGTTGGCACGCGACCTGGCAGGGCATAGCGACGTGGCACTGGTGGGCATCTACATTCTGAGAGACGACCAGAGAGTGAAGCTCATCATCAATGAGATCCCTGAACGTGTCTGGCTCTTCCAAGAGGAGTTCATTAACCTGCTCTCGAACATCACAGGAGCCATAGTCAACATGGATgatgtacag ttCCATGTGGATAAAAAAGGCAGAGTGAACTTTGCTCAAACCGATGTACTGATTCACGTCGTTAACAAACAGACCAACCGCATCCTGGATGTAGAGAG GGTTATTCAGATGATCGACGAGAATAAAGAACAGCTAAGAAACCTGTTCAGGAATTACAACGTCCTGGATGTCCAGCCTGCTGTGAGTGGACGAGCCCCTGATGACCTCACTACACTTCAG aTGGCTATAATTATTCTGGCCGTGCTCCTGTTTTTGGCTGCCATGTTGTTTATCTTCATGAATTGGTATTACAGAACAGT ACACAAAAGGAAGCTGAAAGCCATCGTTGCTGGTTCTACAG GCAACCAGGGACTAATGGACATCCTAGATATGCCCAACACCAACAAGTATTCGTTTGAGGG aGCCAATCCTGTATGGCTGGACCCGTTCTGCAGAAACCTAGAGTTAGCCGCTCAGGCTGAGCACGAAGACGACCTGCCTGAAGATCTGAGTGACATCACAGATCTGTGGAACAGCCCCGCTCGGACTCAC GGTACTTTTGGCCGTGAGCCTCAGGCCTCTAAACCAGAGGACGATCGCTACCTCAGAGCCGCCATACAGGAGTATGATAACATTGCCAAGCTGGGACAAATCATGCGAGAGGGACCCATTAAG CTTGTCCAGAGCGACCTTGATGATGACGATGAGCGAATGAGCATCGGCGGACGAGGAACACTGCGATTTAAACACAAGCACCCTGTGGAGCTGCGTGGCCCAGACGGAGTCCATGTGGTCCATGGGAGCACAGGCACACtactgacctctgacctcaacAGCTTGCCGGAAGATGACCAGCGGGCACTGGCACGCTCTCTGGAGGCGCTGCACGCAGATGGCACGCTGTACGCCGAGAGGAATGCTCGCACCGAGTCAGCCAAATCCACACCAATGCACCGCAACAAGGCCGGAAACTCACTTTCAGAGAGCCCACTGGAAATCACTGAGCTCTGA
- the vsir gene encoding V-type immunoglobulin domain-containing suppressor of T-cell activation isoform X2, with the protein MELFSAVWLCLHLAVAVKAVSEFHAEPLSVSVPFVNMVCPEGANVTILCKQSGALEYSTDHLQHVWLFNPHMEQHCRERLHSPKSNVYKAEASFFSVTLMNLTMASQGRYCCLALDVLRDGHHKPTVQQRAHSHVILNITPRRNDSQKCIELTASLPQGTVAAGLATAACIMGILCLPVLLVLVYRQRQISHASRRAHELVRMDSEAQGHENPVYMGDSPKAPSRTVAQILTRQSSETRRHLLSDPGTPFSPNPQGDVFFPAHEPIPESPDI; encoded by the exons ATGGAGCTGTTTTCGGCTGTGTGGCTTTGCCTTCACCTCGCCGTGGCTGTGAaag CGGTGAGTGAATTCCATGCCGAGCCGCTCAGTGTCTCGGTGCCCTTTGTCAACATGGTGTGCCCGGAAGGAGCCAATGTAACGATTTTGTGTAAACAGTCCGGCGCGCTGGAGTATTCCACTGACCATCTGCAGCACGTGTGGCTCTTTAACCCACACATGGAGCAGCACTGTCGCGAACGCCTGCATTCCCCCAAATCCAACGTGTACAAGGCCGAGGCCTCATTCTTCAGTGTCACACTGATGAATTTGACGATGGCCAGCCAAGGACGCTACTGCTGCCTGGCGCTGGACGTACTGCGGGACGGCCATCACAAGCCGACCGTGCAACAACGGGCACACAGCCACGTCATACTCAACATCACGCCAC GCCGCAACGACAGTCAGAAGTGCATCGAGCTGACAGCGTCACTACCCCAAG GTACAGTGGCTGCAGGTCTGGCAACAGCTGCATGCATTATGGGTATTTTGTGTCTGCCTGTCTTACTGGTCCTGGTGTACCGCCAAAGACAAATAAGTCACGCCAGCCGAC GTGCACACGAGCTAGTTCGCATGGACAG TGAGGCTCAAGGCCACGAAAACCCTGTGTACATGGGAGATTCTCCGAAGGCTCCGTCTCGCACCGTGGCTCAGATTCTGACCCGACAGTCATCCGAAACTAGACGCCACCTCCTCTCTGATCCTGGCACCCCCTTTAGCCCGAACCCACAAGGAGACGTGTTTTTCCCCGCGCATG
- the vsir gene encoding V-type immunoglobulin domain-containing suppressor of T-cell activation isoform X1 has translation MELFSAVWLCLHLAVAVKAVSEFHAEPLSVSVPFVNMVCPEGANVTILCKQSGALEYSTDHLQHVWLFNPHMEQHCRERLHSPKSNVYKAEASFFSVTLMNLTMASQGRYCCLALDVLRDGHHKPTVQQRAHSHVILNITPRRNDSQKCIELTASLPQGTLNTTKSTDSGTVAAGLATAACIMGILCLPVLLVLVYRQRQISHASRRAHELVRMDSEAQGHENPVYMGDSPKAPSRTVAQILTRQSSETRRHLLSDPGTPFSPNPQGDVFFPAHEPIPESPDI, from the exons ATGGAGCTGTTTTCGGCTGTGTGGCTTTGCCTTCACCTCGCCGTGGCTGTGAaag CGGTGAGTGAATTCCATGCCGAGCCGCTCAGTGTCTCGGTGCCCTTTGTCAACATGGTGTGCCCGGAAGGAGCCAATGTAACGATTTTGTGTAAACAGTCCGGCGCGCTGGAGTATTCCACTGACCATCTGCAGCACGTGTGGCTCTTTAACCCACACATGGAGCAGCACTGTCGCGAACGCCTGCATTCCCCCAAATCCAACGTGTACAAGGCCGAGGCCTCATTCTTCAGTGTCACACTGATGAATTTGACGATGGCCAGCCAAGGACGCTACTGCTGCCTGGCGCTGGACGTACTGCGGGACGGCCATCACAAGCCGACCGTGCAACAACGGGCACACAGCCACGTCATACTCAACATCACGCCAC GCCGCAACGACAGTCAGAAGTGCATCGAGCTGACAGCGTCACTACCCCAAGGTACATTAAACACAACAAAGAGCACGGACAGTG GTACAGTGGCTGCAGGTCTGGCAACAGCTGCATGCATTATGGGTATTTTGTGTCTGCCTGTCTTACTGGTCCTGGTGTACCGCCAAAGACAAATAAGTCACGCCAGCCGAC GTGCACACGAGCTAGTTCGCATGGACAG TGAGGCTCAAGGCCACGAAAACCCTGTGTACATGGGAGATTCTCCGAAGGCTCCGTCTCGCACCGTGGCTCAGATTCTGACCCGACAGTCATCCGAAACTAGACGCCACCTCCTCTCTGATCCTGGCACCCCCTTTAGCCCGAACCCACAAGGAGACGTGTTTTTCCCCGCGCATG